The Malus domestica chromosome 17, GDT2T_hap1 genome contains the following window.
TGTCACCAACCCATTGCAAACTATGCATTCTTAATTGAAGATGTTAATTAAGACTAGCTTAAGGATACTGCATTCTCCAAATAAGTTTCCAAATTTCGATTCTCTTTTGCGTGGGAGAAACAATTAGGGGCGATTTGGATGGAGCAATTCCAAATCTAGGCTAGATGCTAAGATTTGGATAAGAAGAATgaagaaaacaaatttaaatgCATCCAACATAGAGCACCAATTCTTTAGAACCACAATTAGAACACAATCTAAGCTCACCTTTTATTGCAGGCAGTAACCAAAGAATCCCctaaaaaacacacacacactctctcgcTTTCTTTGCAATCCAATGTTACGAAAATTAACAAACTTAGCACAACCATGGAAGTAAGTAATATTTGGGAATCATTAACCGGAAAAAACTTTAAACTAACTGCGGTGTAAAGAACGTCAGCCGTGTGAGAACATCAGCTGAATGGAAGAGATATGCTAGCACTCAGTGGGAAATTCTCTGTTTATTTAGCCCATTCCTTTCGAATATCGAAGGTGTAATTGATCTCCAAGTAACACTTGTTATCATCGTCAAGAAACTGCAATAACAGAAAGACAACAGAATTAGACTTTGTAGTGGCGACTATATTACTGCAGTCAACTGAAATAAGATCATGTAACTTAGTAAATACTTCTCTCTTGGATTGTAAAGACAGTGGCTGTGGTGCCAATGATTCTGACTGGAAATCCTAAGATACTTCAACTAGGCTTACCTTCGATCTTGCAGAATATGATCCTCTGGCAAACATGCCAGAAGGTGTGGTCTCTTCTGGCATCACATGTATGTAAGGCTCTTGCTGAGGACTGAAAGTTCCAATCATCTCTTTTGTGCTGTCGACTGAAATTAAAATCCTCGTGAATGGAACAGTTCAAGTGCACAATATTTCATTTTACAGGAACAATCAGAATTAAGATAGACGGCTTACCCTTGACACCAGTTTTCCAAACAGTGTTGGTGTACTTGAGACCGGATACGATGTTATTGCTAACTTGGAAGGAGAACTTCAGGTTGTGCGGACTACCTTCTTTCAGCGTGAACCATAAGCCTTTGGGTTTCCCATCTCCCGGAATATCAAGAACAATGTCAGGTCTACCAGGAGAAAGGATTGAAAGCTGAATGAACTTCACTTCTGGTTCAAGAGTTTCTGTTGTAAAAGAAGGGAAAGAATTACTATGTGCAAGAAGGAACAAAAAACAATTGAAACAAAAGAGGAACCTATAAAGGGAAGTAAATCAATACAAATTGATCACAGCAATCGAACAGGTATACGGCAGACTTTTAAGAAATTTATAGTCTCCGTGAAGCGTAAAAATATTAGAAACAGAAAGTTAGACCAAATTCTCAATTCTAAATATACATCCTTACCATCAAACTAGTCACCAGTGCTGTTTTTGTAGAATTCTATGATAAAGATAACCTCATTCATGTGGCCAGATTGACAATTTCATTCTACATTGCACAAGTCTACAAGATTGGAGGTAAAAGATTCCAAAAATGTTCTGGTAAAATGACAGATAGGTGAAGAATCACTAGTTTCTCATAAATGTGGCCAATAATTGACAGTTTCATCTCGACATTTCACAAGTTTACAAGATTGGAGGCAAAAGATTCCCAAAAATGTTCGAGAGACAGGTGAAGAATCACTAGTTGTCAAAGTTaaaaaatagggaactttaacgaaaagcacccggtactgttcattttaacgaaaaaccacatttttacactaaaaagtcaatcctggtactattcactttaccctttattttgtccttattattaaaactcaaagttttcaaacatttttcattagttttccttaaaaaatatgGTTGTTTTACTATTAAGTTCAGATACATACCTTATGCTGCAAGATACACATATGCAAAAAGGAAGAAGTGGAAGAATAAGCTCTAAAGTGTTCAGACAGCAACATGTAATCACAGGTTTACGAGAAAGTTGAATTATGTGGCAATGTAGAACTGATATTCATTTTACAATCATGATTCTTGATAACACTGTTCATTCAAAcggaaaatactacaaattatgCATAATCATTCTAAATAATGATTTATTTTTGGTATATTATAGGCTGCATAAAGCGATTTCATCGTGTGTGTGTACACGGGAGCTTATAGCCTGAGCACAACGTCTCCGAGATGATCCTTGTTCtatcttcttcatatatatgcaACATGACAATTCATGGTAGAATCATAATCAAAATAATGAAAGCATATACAAATTCTCACATGAAAATTTGCTTCAGAAACAAGCTTAACAGGAACATTGACTTAAGTAATGATACGCGTTAAAATACAAACATTCTTAAGATACGAAATCATATTACTGTACAGGAAAGGAAAGGACATCCAAtaaaagtagaaaagaaaaagaggttaAGGGAAAGTTACACTTTAATTATTTCCAATTAGTTACTAACCACTCTGATCATTGCCAATCATCAACAGTGCAAGATTAAAGTCAAACGAAATgacatttaataaaattttagtaaaaataaaaaagctgtGCTGATGAAATGAAATTTCATACCTCCAACATTCTCAAAATCCACAGCCCCAAGAAGCTGCTCCTTCCACCTCCTCAAACTCTCATCATCCTGAAACAACAAAGTCAACCAAGAATGCGGCCAGGAACGGAGCTAGAAATTTCTTCTAGTGGGGGCAACCGAAAACAACTAAAAAAACTTTAGTATAATATAGTTATACGCAATATGATATTAAAGATAGTTTCAAATGATGATGTATCACAATTctaatgttacaaaaatttcaatatagtacatGATAGGCGGGAGATGGTTTTCTCGGTTTGAATGACAGAACAAAAGCACTATTGCTATATATTTTTGATAGAGTATAAGTAGAATAAATGTATGTTGAATATtagatacatatattttcttcaaagataatccgtgtatattatataattgtagtATGCAACTAAACAAACGAATCACTTTGAGTGAGAGCATATGCCTAGTGAGCCTTCTTTGGCTCGTCCATGAATgcagcaaacaaacaaaagtcaACAACCCAACAATATTAAAAAGGTAGTCTCGAACCCAACAATAttacataaataaaataaaataaacgtaAAAGATGCACTTTTTTTGCCATTAATTGAGCAGAAAAAAAACAGACCTTATCCTTCTCAATCTGTTCTTTGAGAGTGCATTGGGGACCCAACTGAATTTTACTGCTTCCCTCttcgtcttcctcctcctcagcCGCAGAAACAGAAGTCTCACTCATCTGCCTCCCAATCCCCTCCACTCCTTCATTATCTGTATCATCctggttttctttctttgtttctttgtcACTCTTCTCTCCTCCCCCCATCTTCTTGGAACTTGAAATAGCTCCAAAATCCAGAAACTTATCAACTCATCAACCGCCACAAAAGAAACCCACCTAGCTACGGCGAATTGCAGTAGAACTGAACAAACCCATTACACCAAAAACAGAGTTCAAGGTTCTTGCCTTGTGAATTCGAGAGAATATGGAAGAAACCCAGGTGGGGAATTGGGGAAGAAATGGCAGAACTGAGATGATTTGTGTTTTGGGGACAACCCAATAAGGGAAATAATTGTCTGTGTGTTGGGGAATACACAAGAAATAAGACCCTGAAAgcaaaaaaggaagagaaagaacAAGGCAGAAGGGGAAAATTTGCTCTTTTGTCTCCTATTGCTTTTTCTGTGGTGGGTTGTTGTTGAATTTCTCAAAAGGGATGAGAGAGATTGGGATAATTTGTCAAACCGAATGAGAATTGGTCCTGTGGTGATCCGaaatgagtgagagagagaacgtgTAGGTCACTAATGCAGAAGTTTATGGAGATAATGGGGAACGTAAAGTTATATGTATGTTCTGCTCTGAACATTATCCCCTTTATCCCCTGCATGTATGGGGATTTAGGATTTATTGTAGGGACCTACGTGCCATTGAAGGAAATGTAGTCCCCACTCATGAATGTGTCttctcttttaattttcttattaggggatgctaatcaatgtttGTTACTA
Protein-coding sequences here:
- the LOC103404982 gene encoding rho GDP-dissociation inhibitor 1-like, producing the protein MGGGEKSDKETKKENQDDTDNEGVEGIGRQMSETSVSAAEEEEDEEGSSKIQLGPQCTLKEQIEKDKDDESLRRWKEQLLGAVDFENVGETLEPEVKFIQLSILSPGRPDIVLDIPGDGKPKGLWFTLKEGSPHNLKFSFQVSNNIVSGLKYTNTVWKTGVKVDSTKEMIGTFSPQQEPYIHVMPEETTPSGMFARGSYSARSKFLDDDNKCYLEINYTFDIRKEWAK